The Temnothorax longispinosus isolate EJ_2023e chromosome 4, Tlon_JGU_v1, whole genome shotgun sequence genome has a window encoding:
- the LOC139812107 gene encoding uncharacterized protein translates to MESMEELLAAQTSTQTLIIRILTNFNKLAKAKKTVSAVRSRINSLKGYWDVIQVNHAKLCALADEGIRQKDEYFQKLHEARSSIVQLPRIDIPKFSGEITKWKNFRDVFESLVANRTDLTNVQKLHYLKANLTGAASLILSNTHVTDANYNTAWELLRKRYDNLRAIVNAHLQAFMDIPCVSAHSVSDLENLRDKTNDIYTALLNLKRPVNQWEDLMLFVAVSQLDKDTRRDWELSLGDTGEIPSIEELDAFSHFANSGAQGRHLPWACKSKNVCTLCKRKHHTLIHREKYAETNEIPASTSKGEQNAVTTSNLTSTQEERSNKGVVSSNNFSNTTVNTTLLPTASVLLKNKSRRSVRIRALLDQGSQASFVTESVVQLLGAERKRVSIQVSGIGESKAGSSKSIASFTVEPCSQGGPVLPFKAFVLPKLTNYLPQLTMMDETCRYLSSLDLADSELSNQQGIDLLIGTDYYGAVLRDGLIHSPPGGPITQLTIFGWVVSGPIQNTSQTLNNYRINVNHGVASDSLDESLRSFGELEEVPCGNLLSEEDIRCEAHFANTHSRLPDGRYVVRLPFKTGPPIPIGDTEQVAKRIFISNEARVSRQLDLAKAYRDFMREYEDLNHMKKTPPSETTRQRVYLPHHATIKETSQTTKVRVVFNASKCSSNTTSLNDFLMVGPKLQANLFAVILRWRSHRYVYTTDIEKMFRQIRVHPENVEYQCIFWRAHPNAELIAYWLLTVTYGTGPAPFLANRSVKQLAKDEGEKFPLAIPILEEETYVDDIMFGAEDLILLKQTRDQLIQLLKADGFRPYKWASNDPRLLQDIPEADHGLAVDKHLGDDSSLRVLGIVWNPNTDSFQVHTHLTTDLQFTKRSFLSLLSRVFDPLHCTTTPRVLTR, encoded by the exons ATGGAGTCGATGGAGGAGCTATTGGCCGCACAGACCAGCACACAGACGTTAATCATCCGGATCCTGACGAATTTCAACAAGCTTGCCAAAGCGAAGAAAACCGTGTCAGCCGTTCGAAGCCGTATCAATAGTCTCAAAGGGTACTGGGACGTCATCCAGGTCAATCATGCGAAGCTTTGCGCCCTTGCGGACGAGGGGATACGCCAGAAGGACGAATACTTCCAGAAATTGCATGAGGCAAGATCATCGATAGTTCAATTACCGCGAATTGATATTCCTAAATTCTCGGGAGAGATCACGAAGTGGAAgaattttcgtgacgtttttgAATCGTTAGTCGCGAATAGAACCGATTTAACGaatgtacaaaaattacattaccTCAAGGCGAACTTAACCGGAGCCGCGAGTTTAATTTTGTCGAACACTCACGTCACCGACGCTAATTATAATACCGCGTGGGAATTGTTACGAAAGCGTTATGATAACCTGCGAGCTATAGTGAATGCGCATCTCCAAGCGTTCATGGATATTCCTTGTGTGAGCGCTCATTCCGTGAGTGATTTAGAGAACCTGCGAGACAAGACTAACGATATTTATACGGCATTGTTAAATTTGAAACGACCCGTTAATCAATGGGAAGATTTAATGCTATTTGTTGCTGTCTCACAGCTTGATAAAGACACTCGGCGCGACTGGGAGCTCTCATTGGGAGATACGGGAGAAATTCCAAGTATCGAGGAACTTGACGCCTTTTCTCACTTCGCGAATTCGGGCGCTCAAGGCC GACATTTACCTTGGGCTTGTAAAAGTAAGAATGTTTGCACGCTTTGTAAGCGAAAACATCATACCCTAATACATCGCGAGAAATACGCTGAAACGAATGAGATTCCTGCATCGACAAGTAAAGGCGAACAGAACGCTGTTACCACGTCGAATTTGACCTCCACTCAGGAGGAACGGTCAAATAAAGGAGTAGTTTCTAGTAATAATTTCTCGAATACGACAGTCAACACTACATTACTGCCTACCGCATCCGTTCTACTCAAGAATAAATCCAGACGATCCGTACGCATTAGGGCTTTACTTGACCAAGGATCACAAGCCTCTTTTGTAACCGAGTCGGTCGTACAACTTCTTGGCGCGGAGCGAAAACGCGTATCGATTCAGGTTTCCGGTATAGGGGAATCTAAGGCCGGGAGTAGTAAAAGCATTGCCTCCTTTACAGTGGAGCCGTGTTCTCAGGGAGGTCCTGTCCTACCTTTCAAAGCTTTCGTTTTGCCGAAACTAACTAATTATTTACCTCAACTTACTATGATGGATGAAACGTGCCGGTACCTGAGCTCTTTAGACCTTGCAGATTCGGAACTCTCTAATCAACAGGGTATCGATCTGCTTATAGGAACCGATTATTATGGAGCCGTACTGCGTGACGGGTTAATCCACAGTCCTCCAGGGGGTCCCATAACGCAACTCACCATCTTCGGCTGGGTTGTATCAGGGCCAATCCAAAATACCTCGCAAACTCTTAATAACTATCGCATAAATGTTAATCATGGCGTTGCTTCAGACTCTTTAGATGAATCACTACGTAGTTTTGGGGAACTTGAAGAGGTTCCTTGCGGCAACTTGCTCTCGGAGGAGGACATTCGGTGTGAGGCACATTTCGCCAACACACACTCTCGCCTGCCCGACGGACGATACGTCGTCCGATTACCCTTTAAAACGGGCCCTCCAATTCCCATTGGTGACACCGAACAGGTAGCCAAACGTATCTTCATCTCTAATGAAGCTAGAGTATCCCGACAGCTTGACCTAGCTAAGGCTTATCGCGACTTCATGAGAGAATACGAAGACCTTAATCACATGAAGAAAACGCCTCCTTCCGAGACTACCAGACAGAGAGTGTATCTTCCTCATCATGCCACAATTAAAGAAACTAGCCAAACGACGAAGGTTCGCGTCGTATTTAATGCCTCTAAATGTTCTTCGAATACTACGTCACTAAATGACTTTCTAATGGTCGGCCCTAAATTACAAGCCAATCTCTTTGCGGTGATCTTGAGGTGGCGGAGCCACAGATATGTCTACACTACAGACATCGAAAAGATGTTCCGTCAAATTCGTGTTCATCCCGAAAATGTCGAATATCAGTGTATCTTCTGGCGAGCTCATCCCAATGCAGAACTGATTGCGTATTGGTTACTAACGGTGACCTACGGGACTGGTCCGGCCCCTTTTCTAGCCAACCGCTCCGTGAAACAGCTTGCAAAGGATGAAGGGGAGAAGTTTCCTCTAGCCATCCCTATTCTCGAGGAGGAGACATATGTAGATGACATTATGTTTGGCGCTGAGGATCTCATTCTTCTTAAACAAACGCGTGATCAGCTAATTCAGCTCCTCAAGGCGGATGGTTTTCGTCCGTATAAATGGGCTAGTAATGACCCTCGCTTATTGCAGGATATACCTGAAGCCGACCACGGATTGGCTGTCGACAAACATTTAGGTGACGATTCAAGCCTACGAGTACTAGGTATTGTGTGGAATCCTAACACGGACTCATTCCAGGTCCACACGCATCTCACTACGGACTTGCAATTTACCAAGCGTTCATTCCTCTCCCTACTGTCTCGAGTCTTTGATCCTCTCCATTGTACGACGACCCCGAGAGTTTTGACACGTTAA